Sequence from the Kineosporia succinea genome:
GCCTCACGCTCTGGCTCGGCCCGAAGCTCCGCACGGCTCGCCGGGCGTTCGGGCTCGTGGCCCGCAGTGCCGTGGGCCGGGCCGTCCGTCGCACGCTGCGTGGTCTCGCCGGGCGCACCGCACGCCGCACCGTCCGTCGCGCCGCCCGCCGGGCCGCCCGGCGTCTGGCCGGTGACACCCGCCGCTGGGTCGACCAGGGCAGCAGCCCGGGGCCGGGCCGGGTCTGGCTGAACGTCGTCGCCGCCACCGGGTTCGCCCTGGTCGCGCAGCACGCCCCCGACTACCTGCCCGCCGCCTGCGTGGGCCTCTTCCTGGTGCTCGGTTCGGCCGTGGTGCGGCCCCGTCACCTGGTGCGTGACGGCGCGCTGATCGGCGTCGTGGTGCTGGTCGTGCTGGTGCTCACCGGGCAGCAGTTCTGGTCGCTGGTGCCGGTCGTGCTCATCCTGGCCGGAGCCGTGCTGCTGGGCTGGCTGCAGCGCCGCGAGCGCGACGCCCTCGACTCCGGCCTGCGGGACGCGTCCACCGCCGACGCCGTGCTCATCGACCTGCGCCACGAGATGCTGATCCGCTCGGCCCGGCCCCGGCTGCCGGAGGGCTGGCGGTTCGACACCGATCTGCGCCCGGCCCACGGAGACTCGTTCAGCGGCGACTTCCTCGTCACCCAGCAGCCCCGCCCGGATGCGCTGGAGGTGGTGCTGGTCGACGTGTCCGGCAACGGCTACCAGGCCGGCGCCCGGGCGATGCTCCTGGCCGGGGCGATGCGGGCCCTGCTCGACGCCGTTCCCTCGGCCGGCCTCCTGGCCGCCGCCAACCATCACGTGGTGCAGCTGGGCGGTCCCGACGGCGGTTTCGCCACAGCCGTCCACGTCAGCCTCGACCTGACCGGCGGCGGGTTCATCGTCACCGGCGCCGGGCACCCGCCGGTCGCGCACTATCACGCGGGATCCGGCCGCTGGGACGTGCTCGACGCCGAACAGGGCCCCGCCCTGGGCGTTCTGGCCGACGCCTCGT
This genomic interval carries:
- a CDS encoding PP2C family protein-serine/threonine phosphatase, encoding MATLNHGSSRLPEPRSPKPGTPGREAPGHTVRVPRPRPARGAASSAEPVEGPRDVVSFVVRRIWQKLTGEAGGRAAHRIRARLTLWLGPKLRTARRAFGLVARSAVGRAVRRTLRGLAGRTARRTVRRAARRAARRLAGDTRRWVDQGSSPGPGRVWLNVVAATGFALVAQHAPDYLPAACVGLFLVLGSAVVRPRHLVRDGALIGVVVLVVLVLTGQQFWSLVPVVLILAGAVLLGWLQRRERDALDSGLRDASTADAVLIDLRHEMLIRSARPRLPEGWRFDTDLRPAHGDSFSGDFLVTQQPRPDALEVVLVDVSGNGYQAGARAMLLAGAMRALLDAVPSAGLLAAANHHVVQLGGPDGGFATAVHVSLDLTGGGFIVTGAGHPPVAHYHAGSGRWDVLDAEQGPALGVLADASYPSIAGRLDRGDALMLYTDGLVESRRLDVGRGIDRLVGRADPLIARGVEAAAARIAEAIRSEEGDDRSLVIIRRS